In one Halichondria panicea chromosome 4, odHalPani1.1, whole genome shotgun sequence genomic region, the following are encoded:
- the LOC135335629 gene encoding uncharacterized protein LOC135335629, whose translation MLRSILAQYEYAFRVLQYCEQGISFDKHLHIPEVNTITGEVLCHREDEGHLFKRMGNTLREGRVDDNRMEYFVEAVKDPSTGLTYPALTGVRKQPVQDVERLFGEGVIKFMEAKQYMPEAIYLRVVRNWRRAVDERGLGESTRQQFLQEFKDFICADLMPWYTHSKDFSLLEVNRPLDKVRGFTRETLIGVTADIETRMWRHTFNKANGIPPEHPRASTTDDVECFFSVLRDCVGKDFTLKQVYYGWRKITLEFKKRMDPSLPFYYYTTAHQRFYEGDLPGFDQPAEKIKSVRIPQRELLVPGVSRRATLPVRGSLSIRATFHNRPVNLPPLPNASVSSLVSAEHSYAHE comes from the exons ATGTTGCGTTCTATACTGGCTCAGTATGAGTACGCCTTTCGGGTGCTCCAGTATTGTGAACAAGGAATCAGTTTTGACAAGCATTTGCACATTCCAGAGGTTAACACAATCACAGGTGAAGTCCTCTGCCATAGAGAAGATGAAGGACACCTATTTAAG AGGATGGGAAACACTCTTCGTGAGGGACGGGTAGACGACAACAGAATGGAATATTTTGTAGAAGCTGTCAAAGATCCAAGCACTGGTCTCACATATCCTGCTTTGACTGGAGTGCGTAAGCAGCCCGTACAAGATGTTGAGCGCTTATTTGGTGAAGGAGTGATCAAATTTATGGAAGCAAAGCAATATATGCCTGAAGCCATCTATCTAAGAGTTGTGCGTAATTGGCGAAGAGCTGTAGATGAGAGAGGCTTGGGTGAAAGTACTAGGCAGCAATTCCTCCAGGAATTCAAAGATTTCATTTGTGCGGACCTCATGCCTTGGTATACTCATAGCAAGGATTTCAGCCTGCTGGAAGTTAACAG ACCACTAGACAAGGTGAGAGGATTCACCAGAGAAACCTTAATTGGTGTCACCGCTGACATTGAGACCAGAATGTGGCGACACACTTTCAATAAAGCAAATGGCATTCCTCCAGAACATCCAAGAGCATCTACAACAGATGATGTGGAATGTTTCTTTAGCGTGCTGAGGGATTGTGTTGGCAAAGACTTTACTCTAAAGCAG GTATATTATGGGTGGAGAAAAATCACTCTTGAATTCAAGAAAAGAATGGATCCTTCTCTACCATTCTACTACTACACCACTGCCCACCAAAGATTTTATGAAGGAGATTTGCCAGGGTTTGATCAACCAGCAGAAAAGATTAAATCAGTTCGGATTCCCCAACGAGAGCTTCTAGTTCCAGGGGTGTCTCGTAGAGCAACTCTTCCAGTGAGAGGCAGCCTGTCCATCCGGGCAACATTTCATAATCGACCCGTGAATCTTCCTCCTCTACCGAATGCGAGTGTATCTTCTCTAGTTTCAGCTGAACATTCATATGCTCATGAGTAA